tcaacttaagcataatagccataatcggcttatagctttaaatcattacatattcggcacattaactaaataaaatttacattctctttgccatattaatttaactcttaggcatataaaaaggaattaagcttaaacacttaagaacttacctcgaatgttgccgaaCAATTACAacagctattcgattactttctcttttcccttatccgaatttgcccctctatgctcttgagcttaaattcaacaattttaaacttagtcattattcgactattcaagcatcaccttcaaaatatattatatatataatcgacttccacacctacagatcatagtaagtttataagaaatcaataagcaactaattaacaaatttttgtcaatgtttaccacataatcaaaatttcactgtaagctgtcttcctgagaaatagtcactaaatcatttataaatggagttACAAAACCCCAaatcaattgccattaatttttcctgaaaatagactcatatatcttccatctataaaattttcagaatttttgatttggccaatcaataccatatttttcttaaagttttccttgtttcactgtttgactaatctaaccactcttcactacgaatcgaatttgtcattgtacagaattcaaaatatgttctcgtttatttaatttgaaactagactcattaaggagtctaagcatataaacttcatcttataaccatttttttacaatctataatgattttataaaaacagaacagaggatctagaagtcattttgaccctgtcccacatcacttcaaatatctcattatcgacaattcctttgcttacacagtttcttttataagaaactagtctcattaagatttaattacataatttattatgcttctaactcatctccaaaaatttatggtgattttccaaaatcacgttactgctgctgtcccgagcagatttattaccaaatcactctttcacacataccttgcatgcatgttatttaaacatgcatatcacaaatcaatcatcacatacctatgatttcacttaagcataatctctatttcatcattttaaagcacaaacattactcaatattatccaagttcacattcgtccataatacacacaacatgttagccgattttcccccttagcatctaaggcacatgcatgctcatttgcttggctcaacttcacctatcttccatttttcatcaaaagaacatgaaacaacaaccatttctctcatttcaattcatgaccgaatgctcacaacacaaccaaaaaatcaaaatatgcttcatgagttaaggtagaatcaagaagaactcatgaacatcaagatagaagcaaactaccatgaacttaccttgcacCTTCTTCTCCCTAGTGACCGAATTTGTCAAGCGCTTTCTCCTCTCTTGCTCTCCtattttcagctatgatgaacaaagatgaacaaaactGTGTCCttcacttccttttgttattttattactctttatttatgacataaaatgacacatatcaattagtaccataacttcatgtcttaatttattattataaagtgcacatgttgtctaccaccaacatgatgGTCGGCCATTACACacaaaatgggaggtttgacatgcaaatcctcctattttgctctacaaattatttggccactacaaattagcctatagcattttcagaaattttcacataagtcctatttcataatttcattcaCAATTGACAAAACCacaacatgaaattttcacacatgcactttcacatgaaacaaacacaaaatataacatctaattatttttgtgactcggttttgtgatcccaaaactactttccgactagggccaaattagggctgtcacacctttCATTTTTACACATCATTGGACTAGAAGCTGCCAAAGGTTTTGAAGACATGGTGAAAGAGATGAAAAATGGAGTTAATTAATACTAGCAGTTTTGTGGAGTCCAATTCTTTCAGCTTTccattttccttttccttttttcttttttaatttttgatagAATTGTGGAAGTGATATTTGGAAAACATTACATTGACAGACAGCTAATTTGGGTTGTCAAAACATGCATCGCCAATTGAATTTAGCCCAACAGGttttacattttaaatattaCCCCTTATATTAATGAAGAAGATATTCCTTCAATggaatttcattaaaaaaaaaggaacaaGTTCATGTTACAAATGCATTTGTGATGGTGATAGTACCAGGGATAAAGGATAGACATATTTCcatttttaatttctttgttttatctcGATCATCCACACTTGTTATTACATCCTCAAAGGGCTTAAGCTATATTTCCTGTAGACAATGGTAAAATTAGATTCGTTTTTACCAATATTACCCCGAATATatggattttttttaaagttagagACAGTTTCAGTAAATATATTGATTGGGTTTGTGTcctcaatttgattttttttttaactttggaTTGAGATTAGCTAGATGTGTTTCGTATTTTTTTATTGGATGATCCGTGTTTCATACAgtatgaaaattattttgatttagttGATTTTAGGGTctctttttttgtgttttataattTCTTGATCTGTTTTTTGGTTGGACTGAACTGATTGGTTGGGGTTTCAATGGCTGTTTAATTATTACCAAACTATAGTTGATTTTGTTAGGCTTGTGGTAGATATTTAAATAAGATGAAACCATTTGGTCTCAATTATAAATTGTATCATAATTATTAGATAATTTTAGTATGAAAATTAATAATCTTTTGGTTTATTTGGATTTCAGGACTTGAGTTTTTATGACTATGGCTAGTTTGAACAGTCCTATACATGTGGACGATGGGTTTAATGAGTATGAAAGTGCTGCAAAATGTCAAAAGTCTACCACTTCAAAGGTGTGGGATGAAATGACAAAGCTTGAATGCGAGAACAAAAATGAATTGAAGGCACAATGTAATCACTGTAAGACTATCTTCTCTGCTAAGTCTTCTTGTGGAACCTCTCATTTAAGATGTCATCTAAATAGCTATCTGAAAAAAGTTAATAAGGACATCAGTCAATACACCATAGCCACTCAACCATCATTAGGAGGTGTTCCATTTATAAAAAAACTACAAGTTTGATGTTGATGAGTATCGTAAAGCTATTTCTACTTTTCTTGTATGTGGCAAGCATTCATTTAGGATAGTTGAAGAACCAGGATTTAGATACATGATGAGTATTGCTAGTCCTAATTAAGAATATAAGTAGATATACAGCTGCTAGGGATGTTCTAATGTATTATGTAAAAGAGAGAGATCGTGTTAAACAAGAGTTGGCTAAAGCACCTGGTTTAATTTGTCTAACCTCTGATAATTGGAACTCGGAGCATACTAATGATGAATATATTTGCATTACTGCTCATTGGGTTGATGAAAATTGGAAGCTACAAAAGAGAATCATAAGGTTTAGAGCTTTATTTCCTCCGTATGATGGTTTGAACATAGCGGATGAACTTGTTTTATGTTTATCTCAATGGGGTATAGACAAGAAAATTTTTAGCATCACTTTGGATAATGCTTCTTATAATGATGTTATGGTTTCTTGTCTTAAAAATCATTTTCGTGCAAACTGAGCTATTTTGTGTGATGGTGCTTTTTTTCAAGTTAGATGTTGCGCACATATATTGAATCTTATAGTTAAAGCTGGTTTAGAACTTGCTGATGATGTTGTTGGTAAGATTCGAAAAGGAATTAAGTACATAAAAAAGTCGGGAACTCGTAGGAAAATATTTTATGATGTGGCCGACAAAAGTTTTCATTTGAATGTGACCAAAAAGTTACGTCAAGATGTCTGTGTGAGATGGAATTCTACTTATTTGATGCTTGAATCTTCTCTTTACTGTAAAGATGTGCTAGATTATTGGGGCCAACGGGATAAAGATTATCAAATATTTGCACTTTCTAACGAGGAGTGGAGAAACGTTGCTATTCTTTACAAATTTTTGAAAGTCTTTTATGATGTGACTTGTGTTTTTTCTGGTTCTAATTATCCAACAGCTAATCTTTATTTTAGAGGGGTTTGAAAGGTTTACAAGGTCTTGCTTGATACAGTTAAAGGTCCTTATTCGTTTTTAACTCCAATGGTTAAGCAAATGCAagagaaatttaataaatattgggCTGAGTATTCGTTGATATTGTCATGTGCTGCAATTTTAGATCCTCGTTACAAGTTGAATTATGTGCAGTATTGCTTTACTAAAATATATGGTATTCATGCTTCAGATTTTGTTAAAACCATTCTTAGCAATCTTAGACTCTTATTTGACGAGTATGTTAAGAAATCCAAATCCACGTCTTCCTCTTTGCCTGGGAGTTCTAATGTTTCAGATAAAAATCCTGTTGATTCTAGTTTGGATGAATACAATGTTAATAGTGTTGATTTTGAGGGATATTTTGATGAGAGTGATGATTATAAAAGGTATTTAAATGAATCTAACACTAGGAGTGAAAAGTCACAGTTGGACATTTATTTGGAAGAACCGGAGTTTGAGTTGAATAGTCAAATAGATGTTTTGGATTATTAGAGGAAAAGTTCAGTTCGATATAGTGAGCTTTCATTATTAGCTCTTGATCTTTTGGAAATTCCAATATCAACTGTAGCTTCCGAATCGGCTTTTAGCATGGGTAAGAAAGTTATCACGCCTTTGAGGAGTTCACTTAAGCAAAAAATGATTCAATCCGTTGTTTACTTGGATGATTGGATGCGAGCTAAGGGATTTTCAATAGGTAATTATTATTCTCGTTTTGTTgttgtaattttatattatttttttatcaatttgattatctaattatttattcttatttcatgTTAGAAATTGGTTCCAAGAATGATGAGGACGATAAGGACCATGTTTCTTCGATTGCTTTTTAGGTTACCTTCCTTTGTAATTGTTGACAATTTAATTTagcttaaaatttatattttgttataaaattaaatatgttgatTGGCTAATCTAGAGATATTTTGGTTGTTTGACTATATTTTGCAGGTTTTTGGTGTTGTTGGTGATGCTGTTTTTTGTGCTATTTTGTTGCTGTTTGGTGttgttttgatgttgttttttctttgttttgtttcttgcttttagtgttgtttttttctttgctttttgtTGTGTTTTATTGTTCTTTTGCAGCTATTTATTATGTTATCTATTGtcgttttaatattattttgatattgtaaaacttttgttttgttattaatttggttattattttagttctaatttgtttcaattttaatataactactttttattatattttcaatttatgtattattttaagaattgttttagtcttatttttatttgttatttgttttaatatttgttttatgtttttaaatgtatttgatttattatattttaaagttttttatttaataaaaaaagccAAAAAAATTTAATAAGGCCAGGCCTGGTCTCGGTTTGGGCTCTGCCTTCAATTTTTTCCCTGTAGGGCTTGGACAAATTTCCAGGCCTATATTTCGGGCCAGGCCGGGCTCGGGCCTAGAAAACGGGACTAAAATTTTTTGTGGGCCTGGCCCGAACCTGACCTGGCtcagcccatgcacacctctagttggattccttattgaatttattttcagaataaataaacaacatttgaatttggtagcaaaatataattaaattttagtaaagagtggtcgaagctgtcaaacagaaaaataggggagaatttaaataataaattgtacttattggctggacaaaaattctgaaaattttatagtgg
Above is a genomic segment from Gossypium arboreum isolate Shixiya-1 chromosome 8, ASM2569848v2, whole genome shotgun sequence containing:
- the LOC108468540 gene encoding zinc finger BED domain-containing protein DAYSLEEPER-like; its protein translation is MASLNSPIHVDDGFNEYESAAKCQKSTTSKVWDEMTKLECENKNELKAQCNHFKAGLELADDVVGKIRKGIKYIKKSGTRRKIFYDVADKSFHLNVTKKLRQDVCVRWNSTYLMLESSLYCKDVLDYWGQRDKDYQIFALSNEEWRNVYKVLLDTVKGPYSFLTPMVKQMQEKFNKYWAEYSLILSCAAILDPRYKLNYVQYCFTKIYGIHASDFVKTILSNLRLLFDEYVKKSKSTSSSLPGSSNVSDKNPVDSSLDEYNVNSVDFEGYFDESDDYKRYLNESNTRSEKSQLDIYLEEPEFELNSQIDVLDY